The sequence below is a genomic window from Roseivirga misakiensis.
TCGGCTAGAACTGAAAAAAGAAGCTGTGGACCAGACTCGATCACATTATCTATTGTACCAACCACTTTCTGTGACTCATTGTCAATCATAGAAAAGCCGATTACCTCGTGTAAATAGAATTCTTTTCCCTTTAATGAAGGCAGGGCCGTTAACGGCAAATAAAGCTCCTTGCCTTTGAGCGCCTGCGCATCAGCGAGCTCATAAACATCTTCAAAAGCCACAATTGCTTTAGCACCATTAAAACTAATAGACTCAATAAAAAAAGGAACCAGCCTTTGTCCGTTAAGAACAAAAACTGATTCCAAGTTTTTATATTGATTTGGTGAATCTACGTCCAGAAAAATCTGAACCTCACCTCTTAAACCATGGGTTTTGACTACATACCCTAATTGATAACAGTCATCAACCGTCATGGCTATTGATTACTCCTCTTTCTTTTCCTCTTCAGCCGCTGGTGCTTCTTCAGGAGCTGGAGCCTCCTCTACTGCAGGAGCTTCTTCGGCTTCAGGAGCAGCTTCTTCAGCTACAGGCGCCTCTTCAGCAACTGCTTCAGAAGCAGCAGCTTCTTCAGTTGCAGGAGCTTCTTCGTTAGCCTCTTCAGCTACCTCTTCTTCAACAACCTCTTCCTCAACAAAATTCTTAGCTGCGATTGCCTCTGCACGTGCCGCACTTACCTTAGCTTCCGCTTCAAGTCTTGCTGCTCTTGCATCAGCCTTCGATTTAGCCAATTGCTCAGTTTTACCTTCAATCTTAGATTCTTTATCTTCGATCCACGCTGCTAATTTCTTATCAGCCTCTTCCTGAGTAATAGCACCTTTGTTCACACCTACTTGTAAGTGTTTTCTGAACATTACGCCTCTGTAAGAAAGCATAGCTCTTACAGTATCCGTTGGAAGGGCACCTTTCATTACCCAATCAAAAGCCTTGTCGTTATCGATATTAATCGATGCAGGGTCTGTGTTAGGGTTGTAAGTACCAATTTTCTCAATAAAGCGTCCATCACGTGGAGCTCTAGCGTCAGCAATGACTACATCATACATTGCTCTTTTCTTGCGGCCTCTTCTGGCCAATCTGATTTTTACTGCCATATAACTTTTAAAGTTGTAATGAGGATCTCGTCCTCTCTTTTCCAAGAACACGTCCCGAAAAAGGACTGCAAAGGTAAGTATTTTTTTTATAGATGCATGTCTCTGTTTAAGAATTACAACTTAGCCCTGACCACACTCACCTTTTTGGCAGCCTAATTGCATAAACGTGAACAAATAACTCAGTCGCGATACTACAAAACGTGATGTCTTGAATTAAGAAAAATTATTATTTTTAGCGCCTTCAAAACCCATAGTAAAGTATGAATTACGCCTTTGACAAAAATCTGTCTATTAACCAGCTAAGTCGTTATATCTTCGTTTTCCTCTCTTTATTTCTAGTCGAAACCTCATTATCCAGTCAAGAGCTCAAAAAAGTGAGTACCTCGACCGAACTAGAGGATATTCTGATCCAGTGCAATACCCAAAACAAATTACTCTTTGTTTATGCTAGAGTTTCTGGGATTGATGACTGTGAAGTATGTGATGAAATCGAAAATAAAGCATTAAAGGATGAGAGAATAACTGAACTGATAAACTCTAATGCATTAGCCATTTCGATTGACTTAGCAGAAGATCAATTATCCAAAGCATATTCAGACTATATGCCTGACAGCTACAATATGGGAGGACTGTTGCAACTGATAGACCCGACAACTAACGTGCTATTGGCAACTTCTGGAGGTAAAGCACCAAAAAGAAGTACCGAGTCAATGGTCCGCTTACTCAACGAAGGGTTAGAGAGTAAGATATGGTTCGATGAGGTTATGAATCGCGATTTCTCGAACCTGAGTGGCGCAGACGCTTTGGCCCTCTACCAAGAAGCTCAGAAGAAAGATATTCATGAGAGAATGGTCTTTAATGTGGCAAACAAAGTAGCCAACGACCTAAACACTCAACTTTGGACTGATGAAGGTCATGGAATTACACTTCAACTATTCAATGCAGAGAACATTGAAAACCCCAACTTCCAATATTTGATTAACAACAGAGAATTAATCGAAAAAACTCAAGGCCAAAGTGCGTGGGGAAACTTCATTATTCGGGCCATAGAAATCCAATCTCAGCGTTCGATCAACTTAAAAGACATCAAGCTAACCGATTACGTGATTGAAAAACTTTATCCTCTGATAGACCTACCAAATGACAAGTTTAACGACAGAGTATTCAACACGTATAGTATGTTTTACTATCAAAGCCAAAACGCCAATAGCTACCTAGAATACATTAGCGAATTTAAAGACAAAGAGTACTACAATCCGATAGTGAGAAGCTTTATCGAAGACGGCTTTTCGAACAACGAAGGTTACGAGAAAAGTTTTTACACAGAAATTCTTAAAATCTATCAAGAAATAGGCTTAGGTGACAACATATCTACCTTCTATAACACGATAGGAAAAATAAGAACTCAAGCAGGCAACAGTTCAGCCTATGAAAAAACCCTTGAGGCCTATTTGAAATACCTTGATAGCATCGCTAAAAAACAAAATGAGTTTCAAACTGAAATGAAGCAACTCATGGAGAAAGAAGGTAGAACGCCATTTATAAGAGGTGCAATAGAAAAAATTATAGCCATATATAAGGAAGAATCTAGTATCGAGAAAGACGAAAAATTCTATTCAAACCTGACACAGCTCTACAACCAAATTGGAGATCACAAATCCGGTAGAGCCTACCTTTTAAAAAATCTAGAGGAATCAGCTAAAAAGGATAATCAATGAAAATTCGCATTACCGGAATTCTCTTAGTATTCGGCTTAAACGTATCGATTGCTCAGGGAATCGATTATAACAAGGTAGCTGAATTAGTCTTTCAAAAGCCGACGGCTGAAGGAATAAATGTGCTAAAAGATGCCTTAAAACGGCACCATATGCAGATCTTGGTGAAATTTCTTTACGAAAAGAAGGAGTTTAAAGAATATAACATTAAACAAAGAGATGAATATCTGGATAAAACAAACCTTGAGTTAGACAAGGTGGCCAAGTCTTCCCCGTCCAGTAGTCAGTTGTA
It includes:
- a CDS encoding 30S ribosomal protein S16; this translates as MAVKIRLARRGRKKRAMYDVVIADARAPRDGRFIEKIGTYNPNTDPASINIDNDKAFDWVMKGALPTDTVRAMLSYRGVMFRKHLQVGVNKGAITQEEADKKLAAWIEDKESKIEGKTEQLAKSKADARAARLEAEAKVSAARAEAIAAKNFVEEEVVEEEVAEEANEEAPATEEAAASEAVAEEAPVAEEAAPEAEEAPAVEEAPAPEEAPAAEEEKKEE
- the rimM gene encoding ribosome maturation factor RimM (Essential for efficient processing of 16S rRNA) — its product is MTVDDCYQLGYVVKTHGLRGEVQIFLDVDSPNQYKNLESVFVLNGQRLVPFFIESISFNGAKAIVAFEDVYELADAQALKGKELYLPLTALPSLKGKEFYLHEVIGFSMIDNESQKVVGTIDNVIESGPQLLFSVLAEGNIELLIPFHKDLLKELDRENKTMSLAIPEGLLDVYLNDNED